In Oryza brachyantha chromosome 2, ObraRS2, whole genome shotgun sequence, a single window of DNA contains:
- the LOC102706729 gene encoding uncharacterized protein LOC102706729, producing MAAVDAAAASPSTQAIRVVVANGKRASSALVPVAVLLAVAVGAVSLLPSLAQAVWEVPHLFLLGVVISYGVFAQKNSAGGDGGDGGGGGGDGARAWNSRYLADDPLVVVAATDNAESDDDGACGGKPLSLPVRRLKPPPPPPAPALEAEAGGDASDDDGIGADTDSSASTAGFWGAGPSPPSVLDAVCRSRKSTAATTDQPSTTSKGFPDYGSPVPPGDHSFSDDGQVTDWDDDDDDADDMGASTQRTTSYHDDYNGDFANDDGGDMSVDEELSELAAKAAPDQVEDEVDRKADEFIAKFREQIRLQRL from the coding sequence ATGGCCGCCGTCGACGCAGCCGCAGCGTCTCCCAGCACGCAAGCTATCCGTGTCGTGGTGGCGAACGGGAAGCGGGCTTCCTCGGCCCTCGTGCCCGTGGCCGtgctgctcgccgtcgccgtcggggcCGTCTCCCTGCTGCCCTCCCTGGCTCAGGCGGTGTGGGAGGTGCCACACCTGTTTCTTCTCGGTGTCGTCATCTCCTACGGCGTCTTCGCCCAGAAGAACTCCGCGggtggcgacggtggcgatggtggtggcggcggtggagacggTGCCCGGGCGTGGAACTCTCGGTACCTCGCCGACGATCCCCTCGTCgtggtcgccgccaccgacaatgcggagagcgacgacgacggcgcgtgCGGCGGGAAGCCGCTTTCCTTGCCTGTGCGGAGGCTgaagccaccgccaccgccgccggcgccggcgctcgaggccgaagccggcggcgacgccagcgacgacgacggcattGGCGCAGATACGGACAGCTCCGCGTCGACGGCAGGGTTCTGGGGCGCCGGCCCTTCGCCGCCCTCTGTTCTCGACGCCGTCTGCAGGTCCCGGAAATCCACTGCTGCCACGACGGATCAGCCATCCACTACGTCGAAGGGCTTCCCGGATTACGGTTCCCCGGTGCCTCCCGGCGACCATTCGTTCAGCGACGACGGCCAAGTCACCGActgggacgacgacgacgacgacgctgaCGACATGGGCGCGTCGACGCAAAGGACGACGTCGTACCATGACGACTACAACGGTGACTTCgccaacgacgacggcggcgacatgTCCGTCGACGAGGAGCTTTCGGAGCTGGCGGCCAAGGCGGCGCCGGATCAGGTGGAGGACGAGGTGGACAGGAAGGCCGACGAGTTCATCGCCAAGTTCAGGGAGCAAATCAGGTTGCAGAGGTTGTAG
- the LOC102717590 gene encoding deSI-like protein At4g17486 isoform X2, with protein sequence MDAGREGTVTPVLLNVYDLTPANDYLYWLGFGVFHSGIEVHGMEYGFGAHDFPSSGVFEVESKSCPGFVYRKSLWLGTTDMSQEEFRSFIEKLAGKYHGNSYHLISKNCNHFTDDVCKNLTGKPIPGWVNRLARVGSFFDCLLPESVQVSPVGRVPTLRAITGEKMTPWSAYCFAHPSPG encoded by the exons atGGACGCCGGGAGAGAAGGCACGGTGACTCCGGTGCTGCTCAACGTCTACGACCTGACGCCCGCCAACGATTACCTCTACTGGCTCGGCTTCGGCGTCTTCCACTCGGGAATCGAAG TTCATGGCATGGAATATGGATTTGGAGCCCATGATTTCCCATCAAGTGGTGTTTTTGAGGTGGAATCGAAAAGTTGCCCTGGCTTTGTCTATAGAAAGTCACTGTGGCTAGGCACTACCGACATGTCTCAGGAAGAGTTCCGCTCATTCATTGAAAAGCTTGCAGGGAAATATCATGGCAACTCATATCATTTGATTTCAAAGAACTGCAACCACTTCACTGATGATGTATGTAAAAACTTGACTGGAAAACCCATACCTGGCTGGGTGAATCGGCTAGCAAGAGTAG GTTCATTTTTTGACTGTCTTCTACCAGAAAGTGTCCAAGTTTCTCCTGTTGGGCGTGTCCCAACTCTTCGTGCGATAACTG gtGAAAAGATGACACCCTGGAGTGCTTACTGCTTTGCACATCCATCGCCAGGCTGA
- the LOC102717315 gene encoding 3-isopropylmalate dehydratase small subunit 1-like: MAAAAAVPALCLAEAAAVTTVLAPRPTSLRTFSSRSCVASIRRSALKCHPSRPLTTVAAAAAAGGSPSTAVFHGECFVVGDNIDTDQIIPAEHLTLVPSKPDEYRKLGSFAFVGLPTAAYPTPFVAPGEEKTHYAVVIGGANFGCGSSREHAPVALGAAGARAVVAEGYARIFFRNSVATGEVYPLELADTGAWKECKTGDVVTVELDNCVMINHTSGKQYKLKPIGDAGPVIEAGGIFAYARKTGMIASKSA; encoded by the coding sequence atggcggcggcggccgcggttcCGGCTCTATGTTTggctgaggcggcggcggtgacaaCAGTTCTGGCACCGCGTCCGACGTCGTTGAGGACGTTCAGCAGCAGGAGCTGTGTCGCTTCTATCCGCCGCTCTGCCCTGAAATGCCACCCAAGTCGGCCCCTCACCacggtggccgccgcggctgcgGCGGGGGGCTCGCCCTCGACCGCCGTATTCCACGGCGAGTGCTTCGTCGTGGGGGATAACATCGACACCGACCAGATCATCCCGGCCGAGCACCTGACCCTGGTGCCGTCCAAGCCCGACGAGTACCGCAAGCTCGGTTCTTTCGCCTTCGTCGGCCTCCCTACCGCGGCCTACCCGACGCCGTTCGTCGCCCCCGGCGAGGAGAAGACCCACTATGCCGTCGTCATCGGCGGCGCCAACTTCGGCTGCGGGTCCTCCCGCGAGCACGCGCCCGTTGCCCTcggggccgccggcgcccgcgcTGTGGTGGCCGAGGGCTACGCGCGTATCTTCTTCCGCAACTCCGTGGCCACTGGTGAGGTCTACCCATTAGAGCTAGCGGACACTGGAGCCTGGAAGGAGTGCAAGACCGGGGATGTGGTGACGGTGGAACTTGATAACTGCGTCATGATTAACCACACATCCGGCAAGCAGTACAAGCTGAAGCCTATTGGTGATGCCGGCCCAGTAATTGAGGCTGGCGGGATCTTCGCCTATGCCAGGAAGACCGGAATGATTGCATCAAAGTCTGCGTGA
- the LOC102706452 gene encoding cationic amino acid transporter 9, chloroplastic, whose translation MTQEPTSLLPVWARAPTRRAKTTRRQRHPLHAAAMAEEGASHRPPSSSAAAAAGGFLSGFCAAALRRKPISAHATHAASGEGLVRQLGVFELVLLGIGASIGAGIFVVTGTVARDAGPGVTISFVLAGAACVLNALCYAELASRFPAVVGGAYLYTYAAFNELTAFLVFTQLMLDYHIGAASIARSLASYFVQFLELIPLLKGHIPTWIGHGEEFFGGVVSVNILAPILLIILTAILCYGVKESSAVNTFMTTLKIVIVIVVVFAGVFEVDVSNWSPFMPNGFKAVVTGATVVFFAYVGFDAVANSAEEAKKPQRDLPIGILGSLLACVLLYVAVCLVITGMVPYTLLGEDAPLAEAFAAKGLKFVTVLISIGAVAGLTTTLLVGLYVQSRLYLGLGRDGLLPSVFAKVHPTRHTPLHSQIWVGCVAAVLAGLFNVHELSHILSVGTLTGYSVVSACVITLRWNDKTTSRHSLGSMSIWQEGVLCLVIIALSGFVAGLCYRFSYATAFIIIAFLIAVVAGFALQFRQVYVDPPGFSCPGVPIVPMVSVFFNMLLFAQLHEEAWYRFVILSLLAVGVYAGYGQYHAVPSCSDHPHPAVAYHGIPSEAP comes from the exons ATGACGCAAGAGCCGACGTCACTCCTCCCCGTCTGGGCGCGGGCGCCAACGCGGAGGGCCAAGACGACACGGCGCCAGCGCCACCCGCTCCACGCAGCCGCCATGGCGGAAGAAGGCGCCAGCCACAGGcccccatcctcctccgccgccgccgctgccggtggCTTCCTCTCCGGCTTCTGTGCCGCCGCGCTACGGCGTAAGCCCATCTCCGCCCACGCGAcccacgccgcctccggcgaggGCCTCGTGCGGCAGCTCGGCGTCTTCGAGCTCGTGCTCCTCGGGATCGGCGCGTCCATCGGCGCCGGGATCTTCGTCGTCACCGGAACCGTCGCCCGCGACGCCGGCCCGG GTGTTACAATCAGTTTTGTTCTTGCTGGAGCTGCATGTGTGCTCAATGCGCTTTGCTATGCTGAGCTTGCATCTCGATTTCCTGCTGTGGTTGGGGGAGCATATTTGTACACGTATGCGGCATTTAATGAGCTCACAGCGTTCCTGGTTTTCACTCAATTGATGCTTGATTATCATATTGGGGCGGCAAGCATTGCTCGTAGCTTGGCAAGCTATTTTGTCCAATTCCTTGAGCTAATTCCGCTCTTGAAGGGTCATATTCCTACTTGGATAGGTCATGGGGAAGAGTTTTTTGGTGGCGTTGTATCAGTAAATATATTAGCTCCAATTCTTCTCATCATCTTAACTGCAATTCTCTGCTATGGAGTCAAAGAATCATCAGCTGTAAATACCTTTATGACTACATTGAAG ATAGTCATTGTTATAGTTGTCGTATTTGCTGGTGTGTTTGAAGTGGATGTATCAAATTGGTCACCATTTATGCCGAATGGTTTCAAAGCTGTTGTAACAGGAGCTACAGTGGTCTTTTTTGCATATGTTGGATTTGATGCAGTTGCTAATTCAGCTGAGGAGGCCAAAAAACCACAG AGGGATTTGCCAATAGGTATCCTAGGGAGCCTTCTAGCATGTGTCTTATTATATGTTGCTGTATGCTTGGTGATTACTGGAATGGTGCCGTATACTTTACTTGGTGAAGATGCTCCTCTGGCTGAGGCTTTTGCTGCTAAGGGGCTCAAATTTGTTACTGTATTGATCAGCATCGGAGCTGTTGCTGGTCTTACTACAACACTTCTTGTTGGTTTGTATGTTCAG TCACGTTTGTATCTTGGGCTTGGAAGGGATGGACTTCTACCTTCAGTATTTGCCAAAGTACACCCAACGCGGCATACTCCTCTGCACTCTCAGATCTGGGTTGGTTGTGTTGCAGCAGTTTTGGCTGGTCTCTTTAATGTGCATGAGCTCTCTCATATTCTCTCAGTTGGCACACTG ACAGGTTATTCGGTTGTATCAGCTTGTGTAATCACACTCCGATGGAATGACAAGACCACCAGTCGTCACTCCCTTGGGAGTATGTCAATCTGGCAGGAGGGTGTTCTATGCCTGGTCATAATTGCTCTTAGCGGTTTCGTAGCAGGACTGTGCTATCGGTTTAGCTATGCTACTGCCTTCATAATAATAGCTTTTCTCATAGCTGTTGTTGCTGGTTTTGCTCTCCAGTTTCGACAG GTCTATGTGGATCCACCTGGCTTTTCTTGTCCTGGAGTTCCTATCGTTCCAATGGTCTCTGTTTTCTTCAACATGCTTCTCTTTGCCCAG CTCCATGAAGAAGCTTGGTATAGATTTGTCATCCTTAGTCTCCTCGCTGTGGGGGTCTATGCCGGCTATGGTCAGTACCATGCAGTTCCTTCATGTTCTGATCACCCACACCCGGCCGTTGCTTATCATGGAATTCCTTCTGAGGCTCCCTGA
- the LOC102706172 gene encoding putative lipase C4A8.10, translating into MGDLGGGAWREADAEEEAEAAPAPDGGRVGPDHLVVMVHGIVGSAADWKFGAEQFEKLLSDKVVVHCSNRNMYKLTLDGIDVMGERLAQEIIEETNKRPQIKRISFVAHSVGGLVARYAIGRLYRPPKQTSQISPNLNNTNRGTIHGLEAVNFITVASPHLGSRGNRQVPFLFGFTVIETFASYIIHLIFGKTGKHLFLTDNDDGKPPLLLRMVDDWGDAQFMSALQVFKRRVAYSNVGHDHIVGWRTSSIRRNSELPKWTDSASKIYPHIVYEELSKAETLNLCTDVADMDSCMLEERLLRGLKRVSWEKVDVSFHNSKVRSAAHSVIQVKDPVMHGEGADVINHMIDHFVL; encoded by the exons ATGGGTGACCTGGGAGGAGGGGCCTGGCGCGAGgcggacgcggaggaggaggcggaggcggcgccggcgccggacggTGGGCGCGTCGGGCCCGACCACCTGGTGGTCATGGTGCACGGGATCGTCGGGAG TGCAGCGGATTGGAAGTTTGGGGCTGAGCAATTTGAAAAGCTGCTGTCAGACAAAGTTGTAGTTCACT gTAGCAATCGCAACATGTACAAGCTAACTTTGGATGGCATTGATGTGATGGGTGAGCGTTTGGCACAGGAG ATTATTGAAGAAACCAACAAAAGACCACAGATCAAAAGGATCTCTTTTGTTGCACATTCAGTCGGAGGATTGGTTGCAAGATATGCTATTGGAAGACTCTATAGACCACCTAAACAAACATCCCAAATTTCTCCAAATCTGAACAACACTAATAGGGGCACTATACATGGGCTTGAAGCAGTGAACTTCATAACTGTTGCATCACCGCATCTTGGTTCTAGAGGAAACAGACAG GTCCCTTTCCTTTTCGGATTTACTGTGATAGAAACTTTTGCCAGCTACATCATTCATTTGATATTCGGAAAAACTGGGAAGCACCTGTTTCTCACAGACAATGATGATGGGAAGCCTCCATTGTTGCTACGCATGGTGGATGATTGGGGGGACGCACAGTTCAT GTCTGCTTTGCAAGTATTCAAACGAAGAGTTGCATACTCCAATGTTGGTCATGATc ATATTGTTGGGTGGAGAACATCATCCATTAGGCGAAATTCAGAGCTACCAAAG TGGACTGATTCAGCAAGCAAGATTTACCCACATATTGTATATGAAGAACTATCCAAAGCTGAAACCCTGAATCTCTGTACTGATGTTGCCGATATGGACAGTTGCATGCTAGAAG AACGGCTTTTAAGAGGTCTGAAGCGTGTGTCGTGGGAAAAGGTGGATGTAAGCTTCCACAACAGCAAAGTAAGATCTGCAGCACATAGTGTGATTCAG GTCAAAGATCCCGTTATGCATGGCGAGGGTGCCGATGTCATAAACCATATGATCGACCATTTCGTCCTATAG
- the LOC102717590 gene encoding deSI-like protein At4g17486 isoform X1, whose amino-acid sequence MDAGREGTVTPVLLNVYDLTPANDYLYWLGFGVFHSGIEVHGMEYGFGAHDFPSSGVFEVESKSCPGFVYRKSLWLGTTDMSQEEFRSFIEKLAGKYHGNSYHLISKNCNHFTDDVCKNLTGKPIPGWVNRLARVGSFFDCLLPESVQVSPVGRVPTLRAITDDDLDSISTISDSDEEDKHLLPAPSNDLHSVDVPPKLAKDLL is encoded by the exons atGGACGCCGGGAGAGAAGGCACGGTGACTCCGGTGCTGCTCAACGTCTACGACCTGACGCCCGCCAACGATTACCTCTACTGGCTCGGCTTCGGCGTCTTCCACTCGGGAATCGAAG TTCATGGCATGGAATATGGATTTGGAGCCCATGATTTCCCATCAAGTGGTGTTTTTGAGGTGGAATCGAAAAGTTGCCCTGGCTTTGTCTATAGAAAGTCACTGTGGCTAGGCACTACCGACATGTCTCAGGAAGAGTTCCGCTCATTCATTGAAAAGCTTGCAGGGAAATATCATGGCAACTCATATCATTTGATTTCAAAGAACTGCAACCACTTCACTGATGATGTATGTAAAAACTTGACTGGAAAACCCATACCTGGCTGGGTGAATCGGCTAGCAAGAGTAG GTTCATTTTTTGACTGTCTTCTACCAGAAAGTGTCCAAGTTTCTCCTGTTGGGCGTGTCCCAACTCTTCGTGCGATAACTG ACGATGATTTGGATTCAATATCCACAATTAGTGACAGCGATGAGGAGGACAAGCACTTGCTGCCAGCACCATCTAATGACCTGCATTCTGTAGATGTACCACCAAAGCTAGCCAAAGATCTTCTTTGA
- the LOC102717868 gene encoding putative kinase-like protein TMKL1, whose protein sequence is MADADAAATVPPPGDEPEAKGRSNSILLPILGILLVYLLYRYLRPRLRGLRLDRFTSRLPACLRRSRTGNTMLPYFQPIADRLGALQPYLAPIADRLGVGAQSGVGPPYGRADALVKFPGGEALSVAAILEAPGEVVAKSSHSTLYRAAMRSGEAAVLLRFVRPACALNSEEASAAARRVGAVSHPNLVPLRAFYVGPRGERLLVHPFYAAGSLRRFLQEGIVESQRWNIICKLSISIVKGLDYLHTGLEKPIIHGNLKTNNILLDANYECKISDFGLYLLLNPAGAQEMLEASAAQGYKAPELIKMRDATRESDIYSLGVVLLEMLAQKESANDITPNPRDILLPVSFKNLVLERKISDAFSSDLVRQSKKSGKEKNLNAFFELATTCCSPSPSLRPNTKYILKKLEEIAK, encoded by the exons ATGGCGGACGCGGATGCGGCCGCgacggtgccgccgccgggggacGAGCCGGAGGCGAAGGGGAGGAGCAACTCCATCCTGCTTCCCATTCTCGGGATACTGCTGGTGTACCTGCTGTACCGGTACCTCCGCCCGCGCCTCCGCGGGCTGCGGCTCGACCGGTTCACCTCGCGCCTCCCGGCGTGCCTCCGCCGGAGCAGGACGGGCAACACCATGCTGCCGTACTTCCAGCCGATCGCCGACCGCCTCGGCGCGCTGCAGCCGTACCTTGCACCCATCGCCGACCGGCTTGGCGTGGGCGCGCAGAGCGGCGTCGGGCCCCCGTACGGCAGGGCGGACGCGCTCGTGAAATTCCCCGGCGGGGAGGCGCTCTCGGTGGCCGCCATCCTCGAGGCCCCGGGGGAGGTGGTGGCCAAGTCGTCGCACAGCACTCTGTACCGCGCCGCCATGCGctccggggaggcggcggtgctgcTCCGGTTCGTGCGCCCCGCGTGCGCGCTCAACTCCGAGgaggcctccgccgccgcgcggcgggTCGGCGCGGTGAGCCACCCGAACCTCGTGCCGCTCCGCGCGTTCTACGTCGGGCCGAGGGGGGAGAGGCTGCTTGTGCACCCCTTCTACGCCGCCGGCTCGCTCCGGCGATTCTTGCAAG AGGGAATTGTTGAGTCACAAAGATGGAATATAATTTGCAAGCTCTCTATCAGTATTGTCAAGGGACTGGATTACCTGCATACAGGACTGGAGAAACCAATCATTCACGGTAACCTCAAGACGAACAACATTCTGCTCGATGCTAATTACGAGTGCAAGATATCAGACTTTGGCCTCTACCTTCTGCTGAATCCTGCTGGTGCCCAAGAGATGCTTGAAGCTTCAGCAGCTCAGGGTTACAAGGCACCTGAGCTGATCAAGATGAGGGATGCCACTAGGGAGAGTGATATCTACAGCTTGGGAGTAGTTCTGCTTGAGATGCTTGCTCAGAAGGAGTCAGCGAACGATATCACGCCAAACCCTCGCGACATCCTATTGCCTGTCTCGTTCAAAAATTTGGTTCTTGAGAGGAAGATTTCCGATGCATTCAGCTCCGATCTCGTCAGGCAGAGCAAGAAGTCAGGGAAGGAAAAGAATCTGAATGCATTCTTCGAGTTGGCAACAACTTGCTGTAGCCCTTCACCATCATTGAGACCCAACACGAAGTATATACTCAAAAAGCTCGAAGAgatagcaaaataa